The Haloarcula sp. CBA1127 genomic interval TCGCGGCGGTTCCGCTGGATGCGCGCACATTCGGTCCGGAGTTCGTCGGTCGGGTCAACGCCGTAGCCCAGCAAGTCCAGTCGCTGGGTCTCGGTTTCGACGCGGAGTTCGATACCGTGGAGCAGCGTCACGCCGTCCCGCTGGGTGACGGGGCCGTCGAGTGCAGGCTGGAGTCGGTCGTGGTCCGTGACGGCGACAACCTCGACGCCCGCTCGTCTCGCAGCGGCCGGGATCTCGTCGAAGGAGAGTGTCCCGTCGGAGCGGGTCGTGTGTACGTGTAAGTCAGCGACGACCATACGGTTCACACAATCCCCAGCAGGAAGCCGCTTCTGGTCGAATCATGAGTTGTGGGCACACGAAACGTGGGTTCCTTATACGCATTAAGGGATATTATGATTATCTATAGTGAAGGTTTATTAGGAACCATGAACTTTCGATAGATATGCGAATGCTAAGCAACGCAACGGACGCCTTCCAATCGTACGACTACCCGGTTTCAGCCGAAGAAATCATCGAGGGCGACGGCGACATGGAACTCGAACTGCCAAACGGCACTGAGCGGCTGGGCGACGCGCTCAGCCGGTCGGCCCCGGAAACCTTCGAGAGCGCGGAAGACGCCGAGTTCGCGGCGTTCTCGGGCGTCTCGAGCAAGGCCATCGGCCGGAAGGGTTACTCCGACCGCGACCCGATCTGCATGGGCGAAGACGGGCCGGACCAAGTCTCCTTCTAACGGCCCGGAACGGCCTGCAGTCACCCCAGCTCTGGACGGATTTTCCGTCTCCTTCGTTTTTACATAGGCGAGCAACAGCGCTATCGCTATCAGAGAGTACACGCATTAGAGTGACTACCTGTCGAGAAAGTCCGGCCTGTCGACAGCGTCAGTGCTGTCGACTGACTGCCTGTCCAGCAGCTCCGAGGAATCGAGCGCCGACGGCAGGCCGTCACGGCCGCCGGTCGGCACCTCTCCTTCGTCGATGTACGTCTTCTCACCGTTGATCAGGTCAGCCCAGAGGGCGTCCCGGTCGGCGTTGGTCGTCTCCGCCGCTTCCTTTGCTTCGTTGCGCCCTTCGTCGTACGCGAGTTCGACCATGCTCTTGTGATACGCCGAGTTCATCTCGGCGTAGATGGCTTCGAGTTCCTCGCGGTTGTACTCCCCGAGGCGCTCGGCGACACCGATGGCGTAGGCCCGGTCGGTAGCCTCGTCTTTGTCGAGAGTGTCCCAGTCGGTGCCAAACTCACGCTCGTAGCGACTCATGTCTCCACTTTCCGGTCAGTGTGAACCTGCAGTCCGGCATCAGAAAAGGAGATTTCGCGGATGTCACAGTCGATAGCGGTGCCCCGCATCTTGATGACCTGAACGCCGCGGGTCATGCTCCCATTTTCGAGGAAGTTATGGAAGAAGACGACGCCGTGGGCGAGGTAGTGCTCGTCGCTGTAGGAGGACGGGTCGGTCATCTCGGAAATGAGCAGTGTCGTCGCGTCAGTCTGTTTCAGCGCAGAAAGAAAGCCCGTAATCTCGTCTTCGACATCGGCCATGAAGTGCTGTAACAGCATCGTCGAGTCGATGACGACCCGCTGGATGTCGTTCTGTTTGATATAGGCCACGAGTCGGTTCGTCAGGCCGCCCTCGCTGCCGAACTGCGTGATAGTTCGTTTCCCGCTCTCAGTGACGAGGTTGAGAAACTGGATGGCATCAGACTGCATGGCCCGGTCGAAGCCGAACTCGTAGCCGGCCATGTCCTGCATCAACTCCGTCTTGGTCTCGTGCATCGTCACGTACAGGCACGTTTCGCCGTCCTTGACGCCCTGTGTAATGAACTGTGAACAGAAGGTTGTCTTCCCGCTGCCCGGCGGGCCACTGACCACGTAAAGACGATTCGGGAGTAACCCCCCCTCAATGAGTTCGTCGAATCCGGGGACCCCACTAGAGAGACGCATATCAGCTATCTGAGTCCGTCTGGACATATGCTTTCACATTCTATTTTCACCGGTGATAACTTATTCGGCTGCGTCAGCGTTCGATAGCGCTGGGGTGGCTATCGGCCAGTTCGAGCAGTCGCTCCGTACCGGCCTCGTCGAACCGCATCGGCCGTCGCCACCACGGCCCCTTCCCCGAGTCGGACGACAGTTCGGTGACCAGTTCGTTCGCGTCGGTGCCACCGCTCGGTGCCGACAGCGGGACCACTGTGTCATACAGTCGTGATTCATCGGCGTTGCCGCGAATGAGAACGCGAGCGTCGAATGGCTCGCGTTTCACGTGGGCGTTCGAGGCAAACTGGGCCTGTTCCGCGGACGGGAGATCGCGGTACTCCTCACCCGAAACCGCGTCGCGGGCGAGCTGGAAGTGACCGATAACGTGGGCACCCCACTCCGGCGACGCCCAGGCCGGACACTCATCAGCTACCGACAGCGTCGCGTAGAAAAACAGATAGTCACCGGCCGACAGGTCCGAGAGCGGGCCCGCCTTCACGCCGTGTTCGTCGCCGTACGTGTAGCGTTCGCCGCCGGCCTCCGGAAACTCCGGGTCGAAGTGAACCGGCTGGTCGGCCACTGCGGACACGTCGGTCCGCAGGTCGAGGTCGCCGTAGGTCGGCACGGGCTCGCTGGTCGGTTTCGACTCGGGAATCGGAATGTACTCGAAAGAGCCGTCAGGAAACAACGGGCCGCGAAAGCCGGGCTCGTTCGTGTTGGCTCCGACGTTGATTGCGACACTTCGCATAGCCATTGTTGGTCGGTTTGCGAGAAAGGACTTCGGTTGCGGAGAAGGGAGACGTGCTGTCGGTGCCTACTCGCGGTCCGGCGGCGAGAGGTCCCGCTGGAACTCGTCGAACTGCTCCAGATTGTCGGGCAAGTCAGTCGACAGTTGCCGTTCGGCGCGGCGGTCGACGTTGGCCCCCTCAATCGGCTCCGCGACGGACTCCCATCCGTCCTTGACAGTCAGGGACTTCGCCGGTGTGCCGGCAGCGACGTGATGGGCGGGGATATCCTTGCCGGCGATGGACTTCGCCGCGAGAATGGCGTTTTCGCCGACCTTCACACCGGCCCGGACCATCGAGTCGTAGGTCAGGCGCACGTCGTCTTCGATGATGGTGTGGTAATTATCGACGTGGGTCTGGTCGACGGCGTCGTGGTCGTGGCTGTAGACGTGGGTGTCGTCGGAGATAGAGACGCGATCGCCGATTGTGAGTTTCCCGCGGTCGTCCAGATGGACGTCGTCGTGGACGACGACGTTGTCGCCGACCTCGATGTTGTGGCCGTAGGTAAAGGAGATGCCCTTGAAGAAGCGACAGCCCTCGCCGCAGGACTCGAAGAGATGGTCGGCAAGCATCCGACGGAACCGGAGCGCGAACTCGACGTTGTCCGCCATCGGCGTCGCGTCGAACTGCCGCCAGAGCCACTGGAGATGCTTCGAGCGTTTGAACCGCTCCTCGTCTTTCTCGGCGTAGTACTCGCTTTCGAGGGTCGTGTTACAGGGGTCATAGCCCTGGAGCCGGACCCGCTCGGCCGGAGATATATCCGCGCCGTCCTGCCAGCGCTCGTAGGCGTCCCGGTCGCCGTGGAGGTCGACCAGCACGTCAGTGACAACATCGCAGGTGTCCTCGTCGCCGGAGAGGCGTTCGTCGACCTCGTCGATGAACGCCCTGAGCCCCTCCTCGGCGAGCGGTGGCAGCGACACGTGACGCTTCGTCATGTCGAGTACGTGGCTTCGCGGGCAGATAGGGGTTTCCGTTACGTGAAACCCACCCAGTAACACCCGTGTCACGACACCGAGTGTCACAGCGAGCAAGCCACAGTTAAGACGCCGCCGTTCCAGACCACGACATGGTCAAGTCGGACTTCATTATGGAGATACGGCGCTACATTGTCAATCCCGCGGAGCGCCGGCTGCGGGCGCCGTGGCGGGTTACGTTGTGGCTGTTTCTCGCCGTGTTCGGCCTCGTCCTCCTCTCAGGGATAATCGCAGTGGTGTCGTCAGTAGTGCGCATGACGCCGACGGTCGCTGTCGTGCGCCAGATCGCGATTTTTGCTGCCGGAACCGTCGTCGCCGTCGGGATCGGCTATCTGCTCGATCGGCGGACGCTCCCGGATTACGGGCTGGGATTCGACCGCCAGTGGTGGCGCGACGCGGCTTTCGGCCTCGCGCTCGGGGTGGGGCTTCCCGCGCTCGTCCTGCTCGTCGAGATGGCCGTCGGCTTCATCGAGGTCAGCGTCGCCCTCGCAACCATCGATAGCGGGCCGCTCCCGCTGACCGCGTTCGGGCCGCTGGTCGCCGTCCTCCTTCTGGGGGCGTTCTTCCTCGTGCAGGCGACTACCGAGGAAGTGCTCGTCCGTGGGTATCTCCTGACGAACACGGCTGAGGGGCTCGCCGGGTGGGTCGGCAAGCGGGGCGCAATCATCGCCGCAACGGGACTGACGGGCGCACTGTTCGGCGTCCTCCACTGGACGAACCCCAGCGCGTCGCTGCTCAGCGTAACCAACATCACCCTCTACGGCCTCCTGCTCGGCGCGTGTTACGTCCTGACTGGTCGACTCGGAGTCGCCAGCGGCTTCCACGTCGCCTGGAACTACACGCTGGCACTGCTTGGCTTCCCCGTCAGCGGCCTCCGGATGGGCGTTGCCCTGCTCTCGACCGATGCGACTGGTCCCACGGTGGTGACCGGCGGCGAGTTCGGACCCGAAGGGGGACTCGTCGCCCTTCCACTGCTCGCCGTCGGCGGAGCCGGGCTGTACTGGTGGGTCCGCCGGGAGTACGGCGCAGTCGAGTTGCTTGACGACATTGCGACCCCGCAGCTCCGGATTCGGACGCGGTCCGACACCGCAAACCAAGACGGCTAAGTGGACAGCGCCGCTAAAACGCGTATGGAATACGCGACACTCGGAAACTCCGGCGTCGAAGTCTCAGAAGTCGGGTTCGGTGCCTGGGTCGTCGGCACGGACTGGTGGGGCGACCGCACTCGCGACGATGCCATCGATATGGTCCAGCACGCGCTCGACGAGGACGTGACGTTCTTCGATACCGGCGACGTATACGGCCACGGCGACAGCGAGGAGATCATCGGCGAGGCGCTGGCAGAACACCGCGACGAAGTTACCGTCTCGACAAAAATCGGCTACGACTTCTACAACAACCCACAGGCTGGTCACGGCGAGCTCCCGAAGAAAGTCACGCCCGAGTGGGTGCACACTGCCGTTGATCGCTCGCTCGACCGTCTCGGCATGGACCACGTCGAGCTCCTGATGCTTCACAACGCCAACGTCGACGAGGTCGACGAGGACGTGCTGGAAGCGCTCGACGAACTCCGCGAGGAGGGGACGGTCGACGCCATCGGCTGGGCGCTTGGCCCCTCTATCGGCTGGCTCGCTGAGGGCGACGCCGCGGTCGCAAACGAGTTCGACGCGCTCCAGACCGTCTTTAACCTCTTCGAACAGACCCCCGGTCAGCACTTCATCGACACCATCCGCGAGCAGAACGCCGACACGTCGGTGCTCGCTCGCGTTCCACACTCCTCGGGCCTGCTGAACGAGCAAGTGACCCCCGAGACGGAACTCGGTAAGGGCGACCACCGCTCCCACCGGCCGAGCGAGTGGTACGAGACCGGCTGGGAGAAGGTCGAAGAGATCCGGTTCCTCGAGCGTGATGGGGCACGGACGATGGGTCAGGCCGCCATCCAGTGGCTCCTCTACAACGACGAAGTGGCGTCGGTCACCCCGACGTTCCGGACGAACGCCGATATCGACGAGTGGGCCGGCGCGCCCGACACGCCGCCGCTCAGCGACGAGGAGTACGACCGCGTACAGGAACTGTACCGGGACAACTTCGGTATCGACCGCGACGACGGGATGGACGCCCTGCGCTCGTCGGTCGGCGGTGCGGACCTCGAAGAGACCGGGATGAAATCTGCCGGGGACTGACAGCGAGGCACTGGAGCGCCGACACACAGGCACGGCAGACCAGGCAGGCGACTAAGTTTACCGCCACTTACCTGCTTTTCGCACCGTCCGAGCAACGACGGTTTGATACTAAAATCTCCAGTCGACAGTTTACCCCCCAGAAAACATCGACGACCGGACAGCCGTCTGTCGGTTCCCGACTGCTACCCCTCTGTTTCGACAGGAGATGTACCGCCGTCTTGCGGTTAGGGTGTTGAAGTTTCACATTCACCACGGTGCGTCTGACGGCCGCAAGACGCCAGACAGGAGTCGGTTCGAGATGAAACGAAGGGGTTCGAGTCGCGAGACCAGTACACATACCAGTCCGGATGACGGCTGTAGCAAGTATCAGAGACTGCCGCAAAAATGGTCTGCAGTCGTGGGTCAACGATAGTCGCTACTGCTAGGTCCGGTTACTCGTTCAGCAGGCCGTCCTCTTCGACACGCATGACACCCTCGCCGTCCGGGAGGTTCGGCGCGTCGACGAGTTTGACGATACGCTTGTTCCCCTTGGACTTCCGGAGGTACATCCGGAACGTAGAGGTGTGGCCGAGGATGTTGCCACCGATGGGCTGGGTCGGGTCGCCGAAGAAGGAGTCGGGGTTGGAGGCGACCTGGTTCGTGACGACGACGGCGGTGTTGTTGAGGTCGCCGACCCGCATCAGGTCGTGGAGGTGTTTGTTGAGCTTCTGCTGGCGGTCGGCAAGTTCGCCACGGCCGACGTACTCAGCGCGGAAGTGGGCGGTCAGTGAGTCGACGGCGAGCAGGCGAACGGGGAACTCCTCCTCCTGGCTCTCACTGGCGATTTCCTGTGCCTTCTCGGCCAGAAGGATCTGGTGGTTGGAGTTGAACGCCTTCGCGACGTGGATTTTCTCCAGCACGGAGGCGACGAGGTCATCGAGTAGGTCCTCATCGGTTGGATCTGCGTCGGCCTCCTCCTCGACGATGCCGTGGAGGACCATCGTATCTGCCAGTACCTCGTCGGCGAGGCCCTTTACCATCTGTTCGATACGCTCGGGTCGGAACGTATCCTCAGAGTCGACGAAGATAGCGCTGCCCTCCAGCCCGCCGTGTTCGGCCGGCAACTGGACGTTGACAGAGAGCTGGTGCGTTACCTGGGACTTCCCGGCCCCGAACTCGCCGTACACCTCGGTGATGGACTGGGTTTCGACGCCGCCGCCGAGCAGGTCATCGACCTCGTCGACGCCCCAGGAGAGCTTCCCAATCTGCTCTCGACGTTCGAGCACCGTCGACCCAGTTTCGAACCCGCCGATGTCGGCCGCTTCGCGGGCAGCCTGAATGATATCTGCCGCCGACGATTCGCCGATGTCGGCCGTATTCGACAGTTCGCCGGGGGAGGCGACTGCAATCCCCTGATAGGAGTCGTAGCCGTTGTCTTCGAGTTTCTCTGCTGTCGCCGGACCGACGCCCGGCAGCTCTTCGAGGTCCTCACTTGCGGACATGGACGTGGCTTGTGCGTCCGGGGGTATAAAGCCTCGTTAACACCAGAGTGAAAGTGAAAGTGTGGGACTGCAGCGGTACGGTTCGGGACAGAATCGGGAGCTTTAGATAGGGAGGGGAGTCGGAGTGCAGTGGAAACGGACTCAGACCGGACCCGCTCGGCTGAGATAGACGAGTAGGAGCATGCCCAGCAAAAAGAGGCCAGTCAGCACCGTCTCGGACACCGGTACTATCCCTTCGCCGAACGCGCCGACAAGGAGGAGCGTAATCGCAGTCGTGCCGGAAATCGGCCGAGAGCGGATTGAGCGCCAAAACAGCCAGAGCGACCACCGGAGGCCGGCAAGCTGTGAGAGAATGCGTGTGGCAAATGAGCGACTTGCGTCCGGGTTCTCGGCGGGCTCGAACGTGTCGAGGTCCCGTGAGCGACAGTCACCACCTCACCAGTGTAGACCCGATGGCCGGCCGCATCGCCGACTACCAGCAGCGTCACGGAATCATCGTCCGTACCGACGACGCGATAAACACTGTCGGGGACGCGGCTGTCGCGGCCAGGCTTGGTCGGCTGGATGTGGTCACCGACAGCGACGCCGTCGTCAGCCATCTCACTCCCAGGGGTGGTAGCCGGGGCGGTCCGGCCACAGCGGATACCAGTATTCCTTGTCGTCCTCGACGGTGATCTCGTCACTGAGGTTGCTGTCCAGTTTGAACTCCGCGGAGGTGTTGCGCTCGTGGCTGTCGTGTGGGTCCGGCGCGAACGGGTAGTACGCGCCCCGGCGGAAGGAGTACACCCAGTAGACGGTCTGGTCGCTGCGCGCGTCCTCGAACGAGAACAGCGCCGCAAGCAGACGGGACCCGTAGCGGCGCTCGACGAGCGTGTCCGCCGCGAAGTGGATCGACGTGAGCAGGTCCTCGAAGTCGTCGTCGTGCAGCACGACCCACTGATAGCCGTGGTCGTCGGTCTCGAATGTCGCCCGCGTTCCCGTCTCGACCATCCCGGCGTCGAGAATGGATTCGACCTCGTCGATGGCATCCTGAAAGTCCGTACTGTCGACATCGGCGAAACACAGCGCTGCCTCGCCGGTCGGTTCGTACCCCAGATCGGCCTCCATCGTGATGTAGGCGGTACTCATCCCGAACAGGTCGTCGGGGTCGGCATCCCGTGTTGCGTCGGCCTCGGCTTTCACCCCAAGAACGCTTTTGAGTCCGTCGAGCAGTCCCATATAACAGTCTCTATGGGCCCGGGACCAAGGTGGTTTGCGTCTCGACTAGTTGATGTGGTTGTGTCCGAAGACAAGGACAACTGTTCTAACAGCCGGAAAGCCCCACCCAGCCTGGATTGACCAACCGCTTACGGGCGGGACTTTCTGGCTCTATACAGTAGCTACTGCGAGACGGCACACTCCTTCATACCTGTCAGTCAAAAAGCCAACTATTGCTAGCGGCTTTCGAGTTCGCGTTCGAGGTCCTGTAGACGGTCGATGCGTTTCTCGGTCGAGGGGTGAGTGCTAGCCAGACGCCCGATCCAGCCGACGCTGATGGGGATGATGAAGAAGGCGTTCATCTCCGCCTGGTCGCGCATATCCTCCTTGGGGACCTTGTCCATCCGACCGTCGATTTTCATCAGTGCGTTCGCGAGGGCGGCGGGCTTGCCGGTAATCATCGCGCCGCCGCGGTCGGCGGCGTACTCGCGGTAGCGGCTGAGCGTCCGGATCAGGAGGAACGAGATGACCCAGACGACCAGCGAGATGAGGATGGCGACGATGACGGGCACCTGCTGGCCGCCGCGTTCGCGGCCGCCGCTGAACAGCCAGCCCCACCGGACGATGAGGAAGGCGATAGTCGAGAGGAACGACGCGATAGTCATCACCATCACGTCGCGGTTCTTGATGTGGGCCAGTTCGTGCGCGATGACGCCCTCCAGTTCGTCCTGGTCCAGCGTGTCCATGATGCCCGTCGTCACGCAGACGGCCGAGCT includes:
- a CDS encoding acyltransferase, which encodes MTKRHVSLPPLAEEGLRAFIDEVDERLSGDEDTCDVVTDVLVDLHGDRDAYERWQDGADISPAERVRLQGYDPCNTTLESEYYAEKDEERFKRSKHLQWLWRQFDATPMADNVEFALRFRRMLADHLFESCGEGCRFFKGISFTYGHNIEVGDNVVVHDDVHLDDRGKLTIGDRVSISDDTHVYSHDHDAVDQTHVDNYHTIIEDDVRLTYDSMVRAGVKVGENAILAAKSIAGKDIPAHHVAAGTPAKSLTVKDGWESVAEPIEGANVDRRAERQLSTDLPDNLEQFDEFQRDLSPPDRE
- a CDS encoding CPBP family intramembrane glutamic endopeptidase; protein product: MVKSDFIMEIRRYIVNPAERRLRAPWRVTLWLFLAVFGLVLLSGIIAVVSSVVRMTPTVAVVRQIAIFAAGTVVAVGIGYLLDRRTLPDYGLGFDRQWWRDAAFGLALGVGLPALVLLVEMAVGFIEVSVALATIDSGPLPLTAFGPLVAVLLLGAFFLVQATTEEVLVRGYLLTNTAEGLAGWVGKRGAIIAATGLTGALFGVLHWTNPSASLLSVTNITLYGLLLGACYVLTGRLGVASGFHVAWNYTLALLGFPVSGLRMGVALLSTDATGPTVVTGGEFGPEGGLVALPLLAVGGAGLYWWVRREYGAVELLDDIATPQLRIRTRSDTANQDG
- the radA gene encoding DNA repair and recombination protein RadA, encoding MSASEDLEELPGVGPATAEKLEDNGYDSYQGIAVASPGELSNTADIGESSAADIIQAAREAADIGGFETGSTVLERREQIGKLSWGVDEVDDLLGGGVETQSITEVYGEFGAGKSQVTHQLSVNVQLPAEHGGLEGSAIFVDSEDTFRPERIEQMVKGLADEVLADTMVLHGIVEEEADADPTDEDLLDDLVASVLEKIHVAKAFNSNHQILLAEKAQEIASESQEEEFPVRLLAVDSLTAHFRAEYVGRGELADRQQKLNKHLHDLMRVGDLNNTAVVVTNQVASNPDSFFGDPTQPIGGNILGHTSTFRMYLRKSKGNKRIVKLVDAPNLPDGEGVMRVEEDGLLNE
- a CDS encoding aldo/keto reductase — encoded protein: MEYATLGNSGVEVSEVGFGAWVVGTDWWGDRTRDDAIDMVQHALDEDVTFFDTGDVYGHGDSEEIIGEALAEHRDEVTVSTKIGYDFYNNPQAGHGELPKKVTPEWVHTAVDRSLDRLGMDHVELLMLHNANVDEVDEDVLEALDELREEGTVDAIGWALGPSIGWLAEGDAAVANEFDALQTVFNLFEQTPGQHFIDTIREQNADTSVLARVPHSSGLLNEQVTPETELGKGDHRSHRPSEWYETGWEKVEEIRFLERDGARTMGQAAIQWLLYNDEVASVTPTFRTNADIDEWAGAPDTPPLSDEEYDRVQELYRDNFGIDRDDGMDALRSSVGGADLEETGMKSAGD
- the htpX gene encoding zinc metalloprotease HtpX; the encoded protein is MEWQTDWGLRGRMALTMFLLFALYIVFLGALTLYFSNLALIVVVMGLFLGAQFFFSDKLALYSMGARTVEPEEYPELHRTVDRLAQQADLPKPKVAVADSRVPNAFATGRSKSSSAVCVTTGIMDTLDQDELEGVIAHELAHIKNRDVMVMTIASFLSTIAFLIVRWGWLFSGGRERGGQQVPVIVAILISLVVWVISFLLIRTLSRYREYAADRGGAMITGKPAALANALMKIDGRMDKVPKEDMRDQAEMNAFFIIPISVGWIGRLASTHPSTEKRIDRLQDLERELESR
- a CDS encoding ATPase domain-containing protein gives rise to the protein MRLSSGVPGFDELIEGGLLPNRLYVVSGPPGSGKTTFCSQFITQGVKDGETCLYVTMHETKTELMQDMAGYEFGFDRAMQSDAIQFLNLVTESGKRTITQFGSEGGLTNRLVAYIKQNDIQRVVIDSTMLLQHFMADVEDEITGFLSALKQTDATTLLISEMTDPSSYSDEHYLAHGVVFFHNFLENGSMTRGVQVIKMRGTAIDCDIREISFSDAGLQVHTDRKVET